The Plodia interpunctella isolate USDA-ARS_2022_Savannah chromosome 28, ilPloInte3.2, whole genome shotgun sequence nucleotide sequence aataaattagtgttCTATAAAGACTTACAAGTcaatttgttagacaaattaaaaaaaccaacgactttcaatacaaatttcgctacaacttacGAACGGccggaccgattttgatcaaacgcATCCAAGagccaccgcataaaaatcagctatcaaataaaaataaaaaaaaccgcatccaaatcggctCAGCACACAGTACACAGACACAagtagcggtcaaacttataacaccgcTCATATTTGAGTCGCGGGTTAAAAATGGCGCTAAAATCTCACTGTTTGTGCTCCTTCTCCTTGTCCAACAGGATCCTGAGTTCCCTCAGCTCCAGTAGGAACTCTCGGTCCATCTCTGTGTCGTAATACTCCGGTCCAGTACAACTATAAGTCCAACTGCCCATTATAGCCTGCGGGacgatcaaaataaatttaaaaatgtgttttatataatagcaCCACTCGACATCcacccgtggatgtcgtacgacgCGATTAAAGGACCCAAAATACAGCAGTAatacagctgataggcaacaatagcattcccaaagactGGTTGTCTTCagggcggccggttgtaaaaatcatagccaaatctttcaaatttaatggcaatttttttttacactaaccctgggctttggggcgtcacagctctgAATTAAACCACCCGGAAAAGCGAAGTTGAGagaatagtaaaaataaatattcgtcgtgttaaaaaaattaacattggtCGGGAATCGACAATACGCATTCCGGTATTACTTGTTTGGTCAAAAATTTATCgtatttgtatgatttttttaaaaaatcgtttttttcttttttgttttcggaTTTCACTCAAAAATATCTCTACGCGCTCCTAAGAAAATATAAGTCGTTTATACGTCAAGGTATAAGGGTATCTATAGCTTGACCATAAATAGTAGAAATTAAGTGGAACTAAAAATTTTCcatacaagttaaataaataaatatatatacggacaaatcacacagattgagctagccccaaagtaagttcgagacttgtgttatgggatactaactcaacgatactatattttataacatatacatatatagataaacatccaagacccgggccaatcagaaaaagatcattttccatcatgacccgaccggggatcgaacccgggacctctcggttcagaggcaagcactttaccactgcgccaccgaggtcgtcaaattgttTGTTGCCATACTTCAGcattttacgtcaaaaatgtgACAGTTACGAAGAATTTAGCGTCCTCATTTTATGTCATCTCTTTATGGTCTATggtatttagaaaaaataaccTATTCACCTGAGCACAATGGTAGAAGTCGTTGAACGATAGATATTGGAGTTTCCTCTTGGCGGTCTCGAAACGCATGCACGCTATGAAAACCACAGCGCCgtattttctaaaacaaaatattgtttttttaatactaaaacTAACTTTGTcgcctcttcacgctctatctgctcgaccaatcttcttgaaattttgcatacatgtagtttgaagtatggagaaggacatagggtacctttcattcgggaaaattaacgcgggcgaagccgtgggcaatcGTTAGCACACTATAAAAacctaaaactataaaattatataaatggatCTGTTATACGTGTCACACATGCTTATTAactcatttttgaaaataataatgacatgaaaaaatactggaatcgagcgggaaaaaatatatttttatttttaaaattggctAAAACGAAAACGGTAGTCACCAAAATCTGTGCAGTCAACCGTGACCACATTATCcatacacattataaaacgtCCTCTGCCgagtagtttttaaatttaccgCGAATAAACACGGCAGCGAAGCACGAATTTTCAcgcggttttcatcaatgaatagtgtgattccagagCAAGATTTAgacgtataatttattactatgttATACACGAGGGACGGGCAgctaatatgataataatgaagaGAAATACCAACTTGGCCAATGGTTCGGACAGCAAGAAGGTGCTTCTGATGTTAGCGACCACATTTCCCGGCATTTCTTCCACCGTCTTAAACACACGCCGGACGTTGTCGAACTGGCGGCGACAGCAGCGGAGAGGCGCCCCCGACCTCTCTGACACCTGTCAACCAAATGTCACGGGAAATTCTTTATCccaactaaataataataataaaaatcccgcagggcagcttgtggcgagctgttggggagcagcgaccccacggacctgagtgctcccaggggaggcccctgttcctcacctccgccttcctcccccaaggtcggagtggaaacctctggcttgccttcatcggccggccagagtggagtcgcgagagctatatgctcgaagggtggaagtgtaaaatgtcataacgccgggggCGTCTGACTGGGTCACCACgatttcgcgccccgcagactcTTCTCAATGTTGCCCCTTTGCCAATCGcggcgactgatttgaggggcccatccagtgagcggcgagtcaccacctgccactgaatagtcagttatcatgattatggcaggtgaACGAACTTTctgcaatagcccattctcagtccatccaaatttcattctatagaccagtacttctatccattattctgcaatagttcgcactcccgccgagacctgctcatgggcatatcatttcattggtatatccgggagcgggtcttggcgggagacctacacaacatcataATTCTCCAAAGGTCCTgcacgtgttggatccatatccccacgcaagcctctcaaaggaccggactatgtgccgtgaatcccaaaaggagatacaaataataatattaataataaagtctttattctaccaaataaaatactagttACATATGAATAATATTCACTTTTAACTCAATATTGAATCCGTTAATTGGAAGTCGTCTCTATGGTGTAGACCTCCCCAagttttactaatattagtccttataatataaattctatatatatCACTAGCTTTAATTTAACGGggacagttatttttccgcgATGATAAaagttacctcttcaagctatctactcaaccaatgttgctataatattataaagaggtaaccgtttgagtttgtatttttgaggcgggtaatctccgaaactatcgaaccgatttcaaaaaatatttcactatgagaaaggtacattatccaagattgctataggctatattttatctcaaaactcgcacgggagcgaagccccgggcaacatcctaaatatctaataattcttataataaaaatcaaattatcacTAAAggtatacaaatacataattatagtcACATTacaagtataaaattaattatcactCTTATTCCCTGACACCTGATGagtaatttttccgggatgaggaaaggtaccctatgtccttctccatacttcaaactacatgtatgcaaaatttcaagaagattggttgagcagatagagcgtgaagaggtaacaaaaaacaaacaaattaactttcgcatttatacagTTGCTAACCTATCGTGTTTCACGATAATATccagtttaaatatatttttttattaattttataatctgcAGAAGAGTTCTAGaacataatgttttaaaaaatgtatacttactTCGTCCAAATCCTTCCTATGTCTCGATGAAAGCTTTCTCCCCAAAAGTTCCCGAATAACCGTGTCGTCTAACTCATAGTATctgaaaagttaattttatatgtatattcattTTAGACGACCTCCGTgacctaatggtcatcatacCGGACTGTCACACTgtaggtcccgagttcgatccccgatcaggtcatgatgaaaagtgaactttttcagattaataaataaatatattaggacaaatcacacagattgagctagccccaaagaaagtttgagacttgtgtcatgggataccaacttaacgatactatattttataacaaatacacatagagataaacatccaagacctgggccaatcagaaaaagatcattttccatcatgacccgaccagggatcgaacccgggacctcttggttcagcggcaagcactttaccaatgcgccaccgaggtcgtcgagattgacctggatcttggatgtttatctaaatgtgtatttgttataaaatattgtattgttgagttagtatcccataacacaagtctcagcttactttggggctagctcaaatatataaaaaaatatagaaaattagaTAGGTTTACTTTGCTAAGGTTTCCTTTGCAAAGATTATAAACAATACTAACTTCTCAATGAGCATCTGTTTGGTGGGCTCGTCAATCTGGAAGATCATCTGCTCCGATAGCTTGGACGGCACCGTGAGCAGGCGCTCCAGCAGCGCAAATGTTCTGTAAGATATACAGATCCAATCTCTGTTATCTGAGAGTTTCCTGGGTTATTTCCTCAGCTGTCAATAAGTGGATTTAATGAATTTGCGTTCACCATTTACAATGGACTAGATGTAGGGCCGGATCCATGTACCCTACTCGTGAGCTCCGGCCGGCATACTGTCACAGAACTTTTGTTGCGAGAAGATGCAATAAGGTGActcctttttttttacaaaaaaaaatatgtttcttttattAGTGGGATTAACATTACCTGTAGTGGTCCAATACATCGCTAGCAATCAGCTCCACTGAAGCACCCGTCTGCTTAGCGATAGCTCGTTGGTTAAGTGTGGACACAGCTTCGCTGGCTAAAAGATATCACATTTTTGAAGACCTTTATTCagtgtttaaatgagtttctttcggtaaTTGTTCTCAGTAATGATCGTTACATAGTGCTAGTAGCTTGTAACGTTGACGAATATTACGCAAATTAAAAGTACAGGCgataaagtgcctgtgaagttcTAATTTCTGATAAAATGGTTTGACAAGATGTTTattcaacatttttgtaaGAGGTCTGCCTGTGGAGGTcctatttctaaattaaattgttaataatatgtCTGTCTATTTAACGTGATGAATCTACAAAAGTTGCCTATTGTGGATATCCTATAAGATTTATTTCCACGATTGTAATctcatattttaagaaaagatAAATTCATAACAACTTACAGGAACATCCTTCAATCCAAAGCTGGTAGATCTCAGGATCAATTAGTGTATAATTACTAACAAAAACATCAACTTCTGTATACATATTTGCtatttttgcaataatttgttaccaaaataaaattcacttgaaaaatgaaaacacaAGGCTGCTGTTTTTGACAGTGACAGATTGTATCGATTGACATTCATAACgattatatttcaattgttGCCATAATTCACTTTCAAATCTACTGAAGTTCTTTTATCGAGTTCCATCCATAGCAAAACGACCGTATAGAATTCGACAAACGAGTTGGGAAACATGAATAAAAGCTATAGCATCACCAAGTATTTACTAGTTATGTTTCAGAACTTCTGTGGGCATTTAGggaataaaatgtaccctgtACAAAAAATCATCGTAATTGGAAATATCCTGTATTCTTAAAGAGTAATAAACTAAACACACATGTTTCCATCCACTTTTGTGGATATATAAATAGGACACAAAATAGCCAGATGTAGGACCATCGAGTTCTACCAGTCGATCTAACTACGGACCACAGGCACGGGTGATAGGGTTTTTGcaagtttagtttttatatttattcacgtCAATTTGTATTAACATGATTTTATATCTACTTTTCTACGTAAAGTGTGTGTTACATTTGTTTTGCGTGACAACATCtctagtaggtatatattttaagtaatttggGAATATTATTGCTGGTTGTACAAGTATCCACTTGTttcattatgtttatttctgtTAAGTGTTTGGATTCgtaataaacaagtttattcgttatacaaattcaatattcatttcgctacaacttccgaaacggctgaaccgattttgatcacaaatatcaagaaccaccgcataaaaattagctatcaaataaaaaaaaaacgcatccaaatcggttcacccgttgatgaggtACGGTGCCACGTAAAAAGACAGAcgcacttagcggtcaaacttataacacctgTCATTTTGAGGAgggtatttttaaatctgatgtaattaaaaatatgttataatgttgtaaattaaaaggCGAATAAGGACCACGTCATTTATTTTGagcttacatttttttttgtataaattttacgatttttattaacaatccTGAATCAATTCCTAGCTAGAGTAACGTTTCTTAAAACTAAATCacaatttctaaatataatttatacatggtattataatatatacgatcgtgaatatatttaaaaaatatgtataaaaaaagttgcGGCATTCAGCAGcggaataattaaaatattaagtaatctGTAAGTACTGATataatgactttttttttaaatttaaacagtcCACTGCTTGCAGTCTGCCCAATTTTCCATACTCTAATCTATAGCTAGagtacaaaaatgaaaatgcaataaaatattttttaaataaaatggaatgtCACATTCTTTTTAATCTGGCCAGATgaacaatactttcaaataacaagcgttaattatatttcgattaaatttatataatatgatataattaaaatgccaGATTTCACATATTGCGCGAGtcacagtaaataaataaatcatattatacACGAAAAGGAcacaatttgttaaaattcatgtatacttttgtaaatatgttttttaccttttttaccaaaataaaaaaatttagacCAGGGTTTATTGCCTGTTATTCCACGTACCCCCAtatacagggtcactggtatctaacgcataaccttccaaaggcgcataaggtacatagagactaacatcttttgttctacgacttttgtctaaacgtaataaatacaaaaaatatttttaaatatttttaaaaatattttagttttaatgtcgtttctataaaacgttaactctatgttcgattccgttacataacgctactgtactgtctcgtggctattacataaagaataagatgtgtagaatcgcaaattagattgtattttttttacatgaaaaaaaaaatactacgaAAAGTcttagaataaaagttgctcgttttgatgtacccaagtagcctttaggaggttttgcgtttgataccagtaaccctgtataattgtaattatcaCGTACCCCCCTATGACAATAGTGATATACCCCTGTGGTACGCACACCCCACTTCTTGGAAACCTggtatagataaaaatttcctggggtggttcgcagagcgctTCGACCGTTGCGTTCGCgctgtcattaaaatttttaaaattttaacaaatacgaatgagttttactatatggctttatattaattactctgtactgtagtaatgtcaattttatgaatgattgattttggaaatgattccttcctcaagaaaattgacggattgtaatgaccgcgcaggCGCAGCgctcgaaacgctctgcgaaccgcCCCCTGAAACTTACATATAGTAGACCTTTTTCTTTCCGAAAGGCTATgcgaaaataatgtttttatttaatacaaagcTTGCtagcaataatttttttaattacgcattacaaaaaaaaaagaaataagtacatttttagtcttttataatatatacataatatatctatttttaaaatccgttaacatattttagcttaatttgatttttgtgcATTTCTTGgagaatttataaataattaatataatgtagctttaatttacatatacaaataaataaaaaaaagttgctATATGTCACTGAGGGGTATATACAGTTGCATAAGTAAATAAGACGCAcgttttggtttttattttttcattattatggaATGATATTACGTATATTGGTACTGTAACTTTTTTGGAAGCCACCCCATAGCTCGCGTGCTTGGGAAAACGTGGTAAATTAAGTATTCCATCTCTGCGTGCGAAATATTAACTtatgcataataaatatatgtaaagtttaacaaaattatttgataatatatgCATATATCACACCACAACAGCACCtttctaaaacaatttatataaattgtataatttgataaaattataattttttaattaaacttttcattttcgtcaaaatatttaccttttacgtttatatacgtatttgtttttaagttaTACAACTTGTGCATgtactgaaaatattaattttgtcaaaCTTTACATATATCGTTAAAATATCTTGCAATTTGAGATTGGAAATCTGATTGCCTCAACGTCAACTCTGCTCAGACTCGATCCTTAGCGTagtgtatataatttgtactCTTAATTTACCTAATGAATTaccttaatataaaaaaaaacattacaagaTCCATGTGACACGTCAATTCCAAAATCTGAAACttggataaaataatttaattttataacaataattgttCTTCTTGTTTTTGCaagttttataatgtaattatatactGACATATTCACAAATGAATtcgtttttagaaaaaaaaatgttatttttttttctcagtagTTCTATTGACTTGGAAGCGtcaatggaaaaaaaataccgatggaactagtgagaacctttttttttaaatagcaaaTATAGACGTTGATTGATTCCCatcacatttataaaacatcCTATCGagatttatgtacaaaattgataatatttttgtgtttgtcttttatttttcattatttcgcGCGCTAAATCGAGTCGCGAGTCTCGACCGACGCGAGGGCATAACGTCCGTGCCGCCATCTTTACAACGTCATAGCCGAGCATCCCTCTCAGATGTCCACTTCGCAGATTTTTCTCTTTTGTGGTAAACCCATTTTGTCCTTTTTTATCACTTCCTGTTTCAGCTGACGATATCTGTCGTAGCGTGACATGGCGTATTGCTACGACAAAAATAGCATTAAATAAACGTAATGTTTAGGATAatcgttattatttttgaatagttTTCCAAGAAATTGTACGTGCCTATTGTTTCTTTACAAATACTTGATtgatacatattgtgtacaGCGGGTATTTGacggcctcggtggcgcagtggtgaagtgcttgcctttgaaccgagaggtcccggattcgatccccggtcgggtcatgatggaaaatgatctttttctgattggcccgggtcttggaattttgagataaaatatagcctatagcaaagcaatcttggataatgtatctttctaacggtgaaagaatttttgaaatcggttcggtagtttttgagattgtcaaacatacaaactcacaaacgctaacctctttataataatagtatagataccattatttaatatatgtatgtataagacctatatttgttaattgacgtccttggagaaaaggctgcggtgaagtttgttgcgccgcttcttcttcacctgcgctttggaagccggcagtagatttagtttaagtaatttttgacgtcaataagtgatgtatatcatcctaaattgaataaagaattttgaatttgaatttaataaattccaTCTTAGTTCTGCTACTTGTTGATAGATGTAGTtgataattgtattaattagaAAGAGAAAGCTATACAAGAGGGACGGAGCCACCGTGGTGATTCACACCCCacctgttttaattattaccaGTTTTGTCAGAGTTTAAGTTTCCCCTTATCGTGACACAAATTTTGTTAGAGATCATATCGTATGCGcatagaagcggtggtggtgtaatggttaagacgcccgcctgtggttcgaaaggtcccaggttcgaatcctactcgcgccacatgagtttgtataccaatctgactcatgtatagtagtttttcgaccaccacttgcttcctgtgaaggaaaacattgtgaggaaacctgcacactgggtgattattaacttgtgtgtgaaatggagaaggcaatggcaaaccagtccattactaatgccaagagagttgttgtgtgtgtgtttgaatccacgtaatgaccacgaccctcagccatgaggaatacgaccaTGAAGAG carries:
- the Fibp gene encoding acidic fibroblast growth factor intracellular-binding protein isoform X2, which gives rise to MYTEVDVFVSNYTLIDPEIYQLWIEGCSSSEAVSTLNQRAIAKQTGASVELIASDVLDHYRTFALLERLLTVPSKLSEQMIFQIDEPTKQMLIEKYYELDDTVIRELLGRKLSSRHRKDLDEVSERSGAPLRCCRRQFDNVRRVFKTVEEMPGNVVANIRSTFLLSEPLAKKYGAVVFIACMRFETAKRKLQYLSFNDFYHCAQAIMGSWTYSCTGPEYYDTEMDREFLLELRELRILLDKEKEHKHLICMRLKPKLLEKSYQELELNFRCIEPLRLGGWPRTDLAQFLTAYEQCALQMDVLREADLKSVWERYMRVIGQCLITMYHC
- the Fibp gene encoding acidic fibroblast growth factor intracellular-binding protein isoform X1 is translated as MYTEVDVFVSNYTLIDPEIYQLWIEGCSSSEAVSTLNQRAIAKQTGASVELIASDVLDHYRTFALLERLLTVPSKLSEQMIFQIDEPTKQMLIEKYYELDDTVIRELLGRKLSSRHRKDLDEVSERSGAPLRCCRRQFDNVRRVFKTVEEMPGNVVANIRSTFLLSEPLAKKYGAVVFIACMRFETAKRKLQYLSFNDFYHCAQAIMGSWTYSCTGPEYYDTEMDREFLLELRELRILLDKEKEHKHLICMRLKPKLLEKSYQELELNFRLYTRALVGLACNLHRGRELRSLFIDLLERCIEPLRLGGWPRTDLAQFLTAYEQCALQMDVLREADLKSVWERYMRVIGQCLITMYHC